Within the Deltaproteobacteria bacterium genome, the region GCTGCTCGGAACGCTGCGGGCGCCTCTGGGATTCCTGCGCGGTCTCTTCCGGAAGGACGAGGGCGAGCGGTTCGATCTCAGGCCCGTCCCCTTCCCCGCCGGGAGCGCGACGCTTGGCGCGGAAGGCGAGGCCCGCCTGGCCGTACTGGCACGCCTGCTCGCCCGCCAGACGGTATTACGCGCGGTTCTCATCCCGGCGCCGACTCGCGCCGATTTCGATGTGGTCACGGCGGCCGGTGTCTCCCATCCGATCGACGCACTGGCCGCGCTCGCACGCGAGCGTGGCGCCCTCGTCGTCGACCGCCTCGCGCGTGAGCACGGTCTGGACCCGCGACGCGTCACGATCGAGCCATGGACCGCTGCCGAGCCGGACATCGAGGGCGAGCCCGGCGTAGACATACAGCTGCGAGCGGACTAGCCCGCTCGCAGCCTTGCTCGGCCGTTCCCCATACCTACCAACCCAATGAAGACGGCGACCATGGCGGCGACACCGTCGGGGGCGCTCGTCATCTCCTCGATCGGCTTGCCCGAGATGGAACACCGCGCGATCCGTACTGTCGTCGCGGTACGTCCAGCCGGTACGGACGTACACCCGAAGCTTCTCGCAACCGGCAGACTCTGCTCAGTGAGCGGCGCGGCCCGTGAAGTGGTCCATGCTGTGGTTGACGCCGAGAAACTCCATGATCGCGTCGAACGCTCCGATCGGCAGCAGGCGTCCGAGCCAGGTCGTCCGCACCACGCCCGGGAGGATCAGCCGACGCTTGTTGCGCACGATCGCGTCGACAATCCGATCGGTCACCCGCTCCGGATCGAGGATCGGTAGGATCGCGGGAAATCGCGTCCGTACCCCAGCGAACATTCCGGTGCTGATATAGAAGGGACACACCACGGTCGTCACGACACGACTCCCGAGGCGGCGCAGCTCCAGGCGCAACGATTCGTCAAACCCCACCGCGGCGTGCTTGCTCGCGCAATAGTCGGTCATCTTCGAGATGCCGACGATCCCGGCCGCGGACGCAATCGTCACGATGTGCCCGCTGTTACGCGCCAACATGGTTGGGAGGAACGCTCGCGTCATCCAGAAGAGCGCCAGCACGTTCACATCGAACGTGAGCTCGATCTCGCGCGGCGTCGCGTCGAGCAGGGTCTTGCCGGTCACCACTCCCGCGTTGTTGATCAAGACGTCGATCGGCGCCCGGGCGAGAGCGCGCCCCGCCGCCGCCTCGATCGCTTCGCGGGAGGAGACATCGCACACGTCGGTCTCGACGCTCCGGCCCGCGGCCTCGATGTCACGCCGGGCCGCTTCGAGTCCTGCGGCGTTCACGTCCCACAGCACGACGTGCGCCCCGCGTCTAGCGAGCTTTTGGGCGAGCAACAGGCCGAGTCCACTGGCCGCTCCGGTGATCAGCACCCGGCGACCGGCGATCTCGCTCATCGCCACGCCTCGTCAGCGCGTCGTCGTATCACAGCCCCTCGACCAGACTCGTGCTGAGATAGCGCTCGGCCGAGCTCGGAAAGACGGCGACGATGAACTTGCCGGCCATCTCCGGGCGGTCGGCCACCTGCAGCGCCGCCCACGCGGCCGCGCCGCTGCTGATGCCGCACGGAATGCCCTCGAGACGCGCGACCTCACGGGCCGTCTTGATCGCATCCTCGTCCTTCACCTGGACGATGCTGTCGATGACTCGGGTATCGAGGATCTCCGGGATGAAGCCGGCCCCGATCCCCTGGATCTTGTGGGGACCGGGAGCCCCGCCCGACAGCACCGGCGACGCCGCCGGCTCGACCGCGACCGTGTGGAACGACGGCTTCCGTTGCTTCAATACCTCGCTGACCCCGGTGATCGTCCCGCCCGTCCCGACGCCCGAGATCAGGACGTCGATCTGTCCGTCGGTATCGTCCCAGAGCTCGTTGGCGGTCGTGCGCCGATGGATGTCGGGATTCGCCGGATTCTGAAATTGCTGAGGGATGAACGAGTTCGGCGTGCTGGCGGCGATCTCTTCGGCTTTGGCGATCGCACCGCGCATGCCCTGCGCTGCGGGCGTCAGCACGAGCTCCGCCCCGAGGAGACGCAGAAGCACGCGGCGCTCCTGCGACATCGACTCGGGCATCGTCAGGATCAAACGTATGCCGCGTGCGGCACACACGAATGCCAGGGCGATACCGGTGTTGCCGCTCGTCGGCTCCACGATGACCGAGCGCTCGCTGATGAGATTGGCGCGCTGCGCGGCATCGATCATGCTGAGGCCGATGCGATCCTTCACGCTCGAGAGCGGGTTGAAGAATTCGAGCTTGGCATACAGCCGCACGTTGCGCCCCGCCGTCACGCGATTCAGGCGTACCAATGGGGTCCGCCCGATGGTCTGGGTGATGTCGTCGTAGAGTCGAGCCATGCACCTCTAGTAGCGCACCCGCCTTCGAGCGCAAACAGCGCCGCCCTCCTCGAAAACCCGCTGGACGTCACGATCCCTCGGGGCTAGAGTCTTTCCATCGGTACTCGATCCGAGGTTCACACAGACCTCTACGAGCCGAGCTCGGGATCGAGGCCGGAGGGTGACATCGGCGGTCGCTCCTCCGGCGGCGGGGCTTGGGCCCGCTCGGTGCTCGCGCCGGAAGAAAGGAGGTGGTCCAGTGACGTTTGTCTCTACGGTGATCTGTGAGGTGGTCGCCTCCTAGGCGTACCCACACGTAACGTCGCTGGGTCGTGCTCCGGAGGCCCAGGCAACCACCGAACCCCGATGGTCCCCGCTTCACCGGCGGGGCGGCGCGTCGCCGCGATGGCCATCGGGGTTTTTCTTCTGCGACACCGAGACAGCAGGAGGCGGACGTCCTGTAGGTTCGCTGACGCACCGCGAATGCGCCGCGCTGCGCGATCCGCGGCATACGGTCACCCTACTCGGCGCGGCTCCGCGTACTTCGGGTTGGCGATGGCGAGTCGCTCGGTAGCAGTCGCGCGGAGGTGGGCGAGGACGGCCGCCCCCCATGAGCCATCGTCGGCTGCTCCGGCGCGGATCCGTTCGGCGAGCGCGGCGTTCAGCTCGCGTACGGCCGCTCGGAGCGTCTCCTCGCTCGCAGGCGCGTTCAATGACGGCCTCCCCAGAAGCTCCACGAGGCGACGCCACTCAGCGCGAAGCAAATGCTCGCCGTGGACGATCTCGCGCGCCACGATGGCAAGGACATTGACGGCGACCCGCGCGTGGAACTGCTTCGTTCCCTCCAGCGCCGGGACGACCTGCTCGTCCAGGAACGCGCGCACCGCTTCGAGAAGCTCCGGGGCATCGGGACGATCCTGCATGGATCAATCCACCAGCTCGAGCAGGTCGTGCTCGGCTTCCGCCGTCCGCCGTCCGATGCTCGCGAGCTCGACACTCCGCACACCACCGTCGAGATAGGTACGCGCCTGTGCGATGCAAATGACCGCCCACTTGAGGTCGCCGAGCGCTTCCCAGAACCGCACGACGTCGGGATCGACCGGCTCTCCGCTCGCCTCC harbors:
- the cysK gene encoding cysteine synthase A is translated as MARLYDDITQTIGRTPLVRLNRVTAGRNVRLYAKLEFFNPLSSVKDRIGLSMIDAAQRANLISERSVIVEPTSGNTGIALAFVCAARGIRLILTMPESMSQERRVLLRLLGAELVLTPAAQGMRGAIAKAEEIAASTPNSFIPQQFQNPANPDIHRRTTANELWDDTDGQIDVLISGVGTGGTITGVSEVLKQRKPSFHTVAVEPAASPVLSGGAPGPHKIQGIGAGFIPEILDTRVIDSIVQVKDEDAIKTAREVARLEGIPCGISSGAAAWAALQVADRPEMAGKFIVAVFPSSAERYLSTSLVEGL
- a CDS encoding SDR family oxidoreductase, which produces MSEIAGRRVLITGAASGLGLLLAQKLARRGAHVVLWDVNAAGLEAARRDIEAAGRSVETDVCDVSSREAIEAAAGRALARAPIDVLINNAGVVTGKTLLDATPREIELTFDVNVLALFWMTRAFLPTMLARNSGHIVTIASAAGIVGISKMTDYCASKHAAVGFDESLRLELRRLGSRVVTTVVCPFYISTGMFAGVRTRFPAILPILDPERVTDRIVDAIVRNKRRLILPGVVRTTWLGRLLPIGAFDAIMEFLGVNHSMDHFTGRAAH